The DNA segment TCAGCCAGTTAGGactgttttcctactctgagacgcTTGATAAATATGGACTCTGGGGTTATTTTGGATACTCGAGTTGAACAGGATCGATGAGCTTGTTGTgttgaatggcctcttctcgccAATATAACATACCACACCATTTTCTAATCCTGCTTTCAAACCCTGAGAAGGATCACGGAGggctggggcctatcccagcaagcacagggtgcaaggcaggaacaatccctagacagaagacaagtccatcacaggggaacaaacacacaacacacacccaCTTGGGCCAATAAAGAGACACCAGTCCcactaacctgcctgtctttggattgtgggaggaaaccagagcacccggagaaaacccacaaagacacagggagaacatgcaaaactccaCTCAGAGAAGATCAGGAATGCAAACTTCTCACGTCAcaattgctctaatgttctaatcaaatacacaccagaatgactaaaaggaaTGAAAACTAAAGAGAATGaaaaaattctgacttggctaaagataaagaaCAGCAGTCACCGTGaggcattataaaatactagctgtgcCATTATACATTATTAATGTACACTAGCTGTACACATGGCCAGCGCCACCATTAATgcgaattaggcattcacctagggcGGAGATCATAAGGTGGGGGGTGGGGACCCAGCCGCACGGGTTAGCTGCCAAGCTGTCGgttggcctagggcacaaaataacttaGCACCACTACTGGctgtctattatactgtataatactacctgcctaagatgggttgaaattgaAACAATCAACATAGACCGCAGAATGAACATTTACAAGCTACAtttcactgcatttgtcattccaacagatggcgtttCACAAACATTGCTCTGTTGGAGAGAAAAAttcaatgcatgtgtctctgccATATGCCACttggcatgggattcataaaagcagtgttaatgtttatctGCTCATCTTCCTTTTGTGATTCTCTAATGTTATTCTTCATtgagaaaattcacaaaatacaccAAGATCTGGCCTCTGATGTCTCTTGTAGTTCTCCCTTTGTAATCCCACTCCCATCACACTGTTTTTCTACTTTCCAACTTCCCTCTGTCACTGACATCTCAGATCTCATTTGTAAGTCAAAACCTTCTACTTGTCAGCTCGACCCCATtcctacagttctggttaaagctTGTTTACCCTCCTTGCTTCCCCTCATATCTGCTATCATTTATTCTTCACTTACCACTGGAACTGTTCCTACTTCTTTCAAAGTTGCTGCCATCaccccaatattgaaaaaaacGGGTTTAGatcccaataattttgataattttcgtCCTATCTCCAATTTaccattcatttcaaaaattctcgaaaagatagttgctgcacagatccactcatatttaactaataataatctgtatgggggcggcacggtggcgcagtggtagcgctgctgcctcgcagtaaagagacttgggttcgcttcccgggtcctccctgtgtggagtttgcatgttctccccgtgtctgcgtgggtttcctcccacagtccaaagacatgcaggtcgagtggattggcgattctgaattggccctagtgtgtgcttggtgtgtgggtgtgtgtcctgcggtgggttggcaccctgcccaggattggttcctgccttgtgccctgtgttggctgggattggctccggcagacccctgtgaccctattcggattcagcgggttaggaaatggatggatggatggatggataatctgtatgaacggttccagtctggctttcgccccTTTCACAGCACTGAAACAGCACTTCTAAAAATAACCAATgatctccttatggcagctgactccggtttactttccattcttattcttttggatctgagtgcagcttttgacactatttctCACCCCATTCTACTTAGTAGGTTAGTCTCAATCGGTCTCTCTCATACTCCTCTAGCCTGGTTCAAGTCATACTTGTCTGATCGTACTCAGTTTATTCGATTGAAATCATTCACTTCTCAGTCCTTTCCTCTGGTCACTGGCGTCCCCCAGggatctgtcctggggcctcttcttttcattatctaccttctcccacttggatatatttttcgtaaatataatattcagtttcactgttatgctgatgacacccagctttatctgTCCACCAAACCTGATTCTGCTCTCCCCCCATCTTCCCTCACTCTCTGTTTAGCTGAACTAAATTCTTCTAACTTTTTGAAactcaacagcaataaatcagagcttctcctggtaggctctaaatcaacattatccagaacTAATAGTTTTTCTATTGCTATCAATAACTTGCCAGTCTCGGTTTCCCCATGTGTGACaagtttgggtgtcatccttgacagtactctgtcttttaattcacacatcaataatgtcactcggtctgcttatttccagttgcgtaacatcaatcgtctccgttcctttcttactccacaggccactgccattcttgttcacagccttgttacttctcggcttgactattgtaattcacttcttttggtctttctcaaaaatcaattcataagcttcaacgtgttcagaactctgctgcccgtatcatcaccaggaccccttctattcaccacctcacccctgttctccagcagctccattggcttccagtcaaatatcgcattaattttaaaatacttctgtatacatttaaggctattcatcatctctctcctccatatctctctgatctggtacagatcatcatcccatctcggagtctcagatcctcttcttctctttctctctctgtccctgtcccccgtcttgccactatggggagctgggctttcagttgctctgctcctcgactttggaattccctacctcctgaaataagaaacatcacctctttctctctttttaagtctagactaaaaactcacctattcaaaatagcttatcccacataactttctccattttcctatcttggaactgttttatgttttatgttttatgatcttgtaaattacctgctcttttgcctgcttttattttcttatttttattatttttttactgtgtacagtgtccttgagtgttttgaaaggcgcttttaaataaaatgtattattattattattattattattattattaatgtttatgatgtgccaactgttggaatgacagaaacgtaacaactggatggacacacagacacgtaTCCTTTTATTCAGGTGGGCAGACAGAAGACATATTTATtatctttgtttatttcaaaCTTTTCTGGTGTTTCTTTAACGGGGTATGTACCGTGTACAAATTTTCACGATACTCCGTTATCTTTATTAAAACAAGTTATCCTGTTTTAAGTATGTAGCAGATTGAGCAACGTTGTGAAGGGATATATTTCTTCAGTGGTTATCGTTACATCttttatctaaaaaaaatatttttttataatatgtaatGAGATCATTGAAGCATACTAACAAGAGAGACTCCTTGACTTTTAAACAGTGTTAATACTGCGCTAGAGACGGCGTCAAATAGATTCTTTACAAGTAATCGGATCTTTAACGTTTGTAACAGATTCTGAGTGCTTATTGAACAATTCGGTGCTAATAAAATGTTCTCAGATCGTTAAAAGCCCAGCAGACACGTCGCGAGCTCTTGGAGACCCGAACGGCGCTGCTGCTCGTCGGTTGGCAATGACGTCACTCGAGTGCGCTACATGACAGCTGACGTCGCGCGCGGAAGTTCAGAAGTGCGCTTTTTGCAAGTTTCGCTCCTTTGATTATTCATTTCGTGTATGCAATCAACACTGAAGTGAATCGTTTTGTGACATACACGGCACAGCCCGAGAGTGTCCCTTTATTGACATTACGATACACAGAAGAAGGTGACCTGACCACGGCTGGCCGTTCACTGACAGACGGACTTTGATTTTTTGCCCACTTCTCCATCATCACCGCTTGCTCGTTTTGCCATGACCCGAGTTACAAAGGAGGCGTTTGGCAGCGTCCTTGGAGCTGGCACCGTGGACAGATTCCGATTAGAGTCCGAGGGGGTGACCGTGGAAATTCTCACGCTTGGCTGCATAATCAGCGCATTAAATACCCGAGACAGGAACGGCAGGAGCGACGACATCGTCCTGGGCTTCGATACGTTAGAAGGTGGGTAAGACAGACGATAGATAGAACGTTATTTGTTCCtgggggaaatttgactttttttttacagaagcaaaatactgtatatatatctatatatagtaaCTCATGTAGGGTGACGTTACTTCAAGAGtaccaccaaatcaacaggctcattgaaagggcaagctcagttatggggcgcattctggactccctggaggtcgtagcaaaggagagaattacaaCAAAAAGTgagtgcctttatgaacaatgctgcacaccaaCACAGAGGACTTTCAGGCAACAAATCACTCAGccgaagtgtgccaagaaacgcTACGGGGGTcccttataccaacagcaatacgtcagtatagcgcctcactgggactgtgacaggagttttctttcttttttaatatttttatggtctttCTAGTGTGTGTTCTGATCATACTGTGTACATGTATTTACTATATttacttccatccattatccaacccgctatatcctaactacagggtcacgggggtctgctggagccaatcccagccaacacagggcacaaggcaggaaacaaaccccgggcagggcgccagcccaccgcagggcacacacacaccaagcacaatttaggatcgccaatgcacttaacctgtctttggactgtgggaggaaacccacgcagacacgggagaacatgcaaactccacgcagggaggaccagggaagcaaacccttaagggtctcctaactgcgaggcagcagcactacccactgcgccaccgtgccacccctatatttacttatctacctatttatttaaagagctaccGTAAAACTCCAACCCCCCccggacaaataaagttctatctatctaatctatctatctatctattattatatagtgcctttcataactatctatctatatatagtgcctttcatatctatctatctatctatctatctatctattatatagtgcctttcatatctatctatctatctatctatctatctatctatctatctatctatctatctatctatctaatagtgcctttcactctgtctatctatctatctatctatcatatagtgcctttcatatctatctatctatctatctatctatctatctatctatctatctatctatctatctatctatctattatatagtgcctttcatatctatctatctatctatctatctatctatctatctatctatcatatagtgcctttcactctgtctatcctatctatctatctatctatctatctatctatctatctatctatctatctatctatctatctatctatctatctagcctttcaaatctatctgtgtattataaatgtgccagaatgactataaagaagGAAAGCCCCTAACTTAGCAGTTAGTCTCGGTGAGGCACTCTACATACTATACATGCATATATTGCTGTCGCCATACAGGAGCACCAGTTGCGTTTCCTGACACCGCACAGTAATTAGTGGCTGAAACTCCTCAATGCTGGCGTGTCACaaggaggatgtgcagcgttgtttataatggcactcggagttttgtcttcattctcccTTCCACTATTACCTTAGCTTGGAAGGGGATCCAAAGTGtgttccataactgagcctgctgttttaatcagcttgttgattcggtgggcttctcttgaagtgatgttatcatcCCATCACACTACAGTACAGAAAATAGCACCGGCCATCTTAGAGTTGTAGAACATATAAATGAGAACAGTCTCCGAAGAAGAAATTGGCTGCTCAgcttgtcactgatgtggactcCTCaagtacttgttgcagtgcactaCCAGCACATCCACTCCATGAATAATGACCGGACATGGAGGCTGTttagtgtggtgaaagtcaataagcagttccttggttttgctgatgttaaattacagacaataataagttctccatctgactcctctccCCTGTGTCATCAACCTCATCAATACACACCAcaagtgcagagtcatctgagaatttctgcaagtgcggttgttttatttataatcagGGGTGAGCAGAGTGAAAAGTAAAGGAGGTAggacagtccttgagcctcacaaagtCTGGTCTGCCCATCCGGTAGTCCGTtttccaggacaccacaggctcatccacctgcatatctctgagtttatgCTGTAactgggatggctggatggtattaaaggcactggagaaatccaaAGATATAATCCTCACAGCGCTactgctttgtccaggtgaggaGAAGTCTTGTGGACCAGGTAGATAACTGCATCCTCCAGTGCAGTCTTTGTTAGGcagactgcagtgggtccaggtggtgaACCACAAGAGGATTCCTATAGTCCTGGACCAGCCTTGTAAAGGTCCTCATAATGGGAGAGGTGCCACTGGTctttagtcattaggtgaagaacaATGCCAGATGCTTTCCAAAGAAGCAGCCCATTTTCCAGTCTTAATCTCCTTAACCCCAAGCAGTACTCAGGCTTGGAAGTCTATACAATTCCGGTTAAGCCCGAGTCAGATTCGATGTGACATATAAAGGTCCCGTTTTCAGTGTTAACGCTCAGGATAGTATTCTCCTGCCATCTGGTGGATCAGATAGCATTACGCTGTGAAAGATCATTGACACTCTAAGGTAagtcattaatattcatgagtggggtggagccttcaaccaaaacacaatggtgGATACATGAGAAGCTGTAAGGGCAGTTTTAAGGGAAACTGAAGCTGAACCATTGGTTGAATCAAGTGACAATGATGACTATTTGAACTGGCTGTCAGACGTTGACATGGACAATGAAATCGATGCTGATGGCACCGTACGACCGGACAGGCGTGATGTGGATGGTAAATTCGGTCACTTGAAAGTTCACAGTGGTACAGGTAGCTGTGtggcaaaaaagacaaaatgattgcAGTCAagtagaaagacaagaaagacaTTATCCTAAGCACCGTTGATAGTACAGCAACCGTCAATGTTGATGCCAAGGGAAATGTGGAAGTTGCTAACACTTGATCTGTGGTAGCCCACAATAACGCAATGGGTGGTGTTGATCATGCAGATCAGGAGCTGGCATTCTACCATCTCATGCACAACGaacaaagaaaatattcaaagACCAGTGTGCAAAGAAAATGCTTCTGCTCTGCTGATTGCAACATCGGGATGTGCGCCAGTGACTGTTTCAAAATGTGTCACACAGAGGACGTGCACTAAATGTGCATCACTACAGCCGTGGACACTCGACATGCCTTCATAAAGTGCacagctcaaaaaaatgaaaggagcccTTTGTAATGAGAGTCTAGCATCAAGTCAGTGCCACCTGggggctgttgatctgctcagtgaagtaccagaggggcttgttcatcagtttcagctgctttggtgcactagaggggggcaacaatgagacgacccccaaaacaggcaTGAATGGGTTAACAGCTGGAGCGAGGCCACTGACATTTGGCCCTCCTTATCTATTTTGTCACTCGTTGTGCATTTGACACCGGTCAGTGTCACTTTTGGTAGcgtgaggccatacctggaccctacagagctggcacaggtagtccaacttctccatcaatacgtgccactgccagaaggttttctgtgtctcccagcaaaGTCTCAGGGCaaaggaggagattccaggagagagacaggcagttactccaggagagctggacaggacccctTGTAgcaggtccttaacccatcagcaggacccaccggtatctgctcctttgggcgaggaggaacaggatgagcaccggcagagcctacaaaatgacctccagcaggcaggctggccactggtgtgaatgtctctgagcaaacaatcagaaacagacttcatgaggggggTCTGAGGGCCCGTCCTCTAgtcggcaccgtggagctcgattggcatttgccatagaagaccagaattggcaggtccaccactggtgggcgccctgtgcttttcacagatgagagcaggttcaccctgagcacatgtgacagatgtgaaagggtctggagaagccgtggagaacgttatactGCCTGTGACACCGTTCAGCATGACAGTTTGGtgttgggtcagtgatggtctggggagggaggcatatccatggagggacacatagACCTCTgaaggctagacaacggcaccgcaggactgtcattaggtatttataggtctgcaccctctgcacacagtcacctctgatgatcacggggtccatgagggtcctgggcctcctaaaatccaccaccagctccttgattttgctggtgttcaggtgtaggtggtttgagtcgcaccatttaacaaagtccttgattaggttcctatacttctcctcctgcccactcctgatgcagcccacaatagtagtgtcgtcagcgaacgtttgcacgtggcaggactccgagttgtattgtcTTTTCGTCATTATCATCTTCTCATCATTGAGGCGTAGCCCCCCAAACCCAATGCACCTAAAAGTTGCAGAACGCCAATGGGACAGACAAGGGCTCATCTTGACCGTGGAATCTGTAGGTGTGCGCTGATCCCTCAGGTAGGAAATTGGAAGCTGGACAGGACCGCTCGTACAGGCCGGGCTGGCAGCTTAAACCCAGCCTCATCAGTGAGAACCTTTTATTCAGTGGACCTGCTCCATCAAGAAAGTGCGATTCTTTGTCGTTATTTTTGAACGTTGCTgttagtgaccttctccatcaatTTATTTCAGGTTATCTGACAAACCCTCGCTACTTTGGAGCTGTTGTCGGCcgtgttgccaacagaatcgccAAGGGCAAGTTCACCGTTGATGAGAAGGAGTACCAGCTCGCTATCAATAATGGACCCAACGCCCTTCATGGGGGACCCACAGGCTTTCACCAGGTAAGCCTCTTCTGTACTGACTGCACAAGGGAATGCAGCGGTGATAGTGGAATAAGAAATTGGGAGATACGCCAGTCAAGGACCGGCTGGATTACAAAACCAGGAGATCGGTAAACTGGTAACTAGAACATAAAACCTACAGTGGCCAGAAAATGTATGTTGAACCCTTAGGGTAAAACTGCGTTCATTTATAAGTGGGTCTCGCTTCCTCTACCTCCTCATATGTTAAATCATTTCAGGGGCAGattgaagtgaaaaattaaggaaaacgtactaagaaatggcaacacaaaaactaacttaatcagttttaacacgaaaagatgctgacggaagaagagaagaagtgggccgctaggatggagaCAAGAGGAGCCGCTCAGGAAGTGGCAaaggcatcaacctctgagcaacgAATGTCAAACGTACGGAGAAAGAAATATAATGAGAACTAGAAGTCAAGTGGACTCGCTGTACTGCGCCGTTACTGGTCGATGCCAAACATGCTTTCTGATAGGATGTAGTGAGACgtcaagtaaaatgaccccttttattggctaactaaaaaaattcaatatgcaagctttcgaggcaactccggccccttcttcaggcagaaagtttaaaaataaaggaaaatgtgaaataaatgaatgaaaaggatCTGCACTTTAAGAAAAATACATCCTAGTAAAAACGCACAAACCCTCACCCTCCTCTTATCATCAGAGGATTAAATGTGAAGGCAAATTACATCCTTTGTGTGTGCGATAAAACCTCCGACCTCATAGACGTCTGACTGTAAACAGGCCAATCGCAAGCGTCAGAGATGCCCAGAGGCGCACAGCAGCCGCCGACACCCATCAGAGAGTTTGCAACTGCTCAGTGGACGCATTATCTGTCCGATCTCTTAGTTGTACTAACTGCACAGACAAATGCAAATGTTCCAGAACAGATAACAAGATGCTGAGCTGCTGCCAGCCAACCCTTCACCTCTCGTGTATTTACAGGATTACCCAACAGAAATAACAACAGACATGGAgaataataacacaaaatgaacaaaactcacagtaaaacacacacacattcatttggATACGTGACAGTCGCGTGTTcggagtgcagtgaaattcttacgtGACGCTCGTTTCGATATGCAGCGTGTTCTGTCTGGCAGTGTGATTTGTGAGTAGAACTACAAGTCAGGTCCGGTcagggagcaggcactggtacagcacgttgctgctcCCACCACACACCAAAGCAgcttggcaaccccccaggcagacatgcggtccagtcccaccctccagaaatgacccctctatctgccacagccaggtgttacatggctTAGTCAAGCTACCGTACTTGggtcctgcgagccggatcaccctcgggtaatggctccacatggctgtagtgctgtaactgactctccctcacgatgcaggtcatgtgcctcattcgggactccatgagcaacacaaagtcaaaccagcggctcccaaggattctccaaacagacacacatgaaggagtccagtcttcatctcaggtcactggatggcatccatgtctcacaaaccgggggaaccaggactctaaagacttggaccttcgtccttttgcagagatctTTCATGGGTGTCCATGAGatggctggaaaggggtgtgtggtgctcccgatatctatgcaatttagcctggacattggggttCACCCCACCCGACTCTTTattatgaaagatgcccagggatcttttctgaccacagagagtcaggacctcggtttttaTGTTGCATTCAAAGACCGGCGCCGTTTTTACAACATGGTGTCATCCCACCCACCCTCcacccatcactgcactgggacatcgggatctacacacagaccacaggggaAGCACCTCCTGCTGGACTCACCGACACCTCTTCCAAGTTTTTCCtggatggtcttccatccaagtactggctgggcctgaacttTGTCATATAGGGTCCTAGGTGACCCTCTTTTGTCTCTTTGTATTCTTTGTTAAGTAGACTTTACCAAAATACCTCTGATCTCGCACAAGTAGCACTCTGTGGTCCTCCATTTCCTCGTTTATCAATAGACTCAGGTAATTAGATATCTGAGTGAAAGAACAGACGGGAGAAGGACGCCACTCGTTTAATGAATTCTGTACGAGAGGTGCTGGTACCCAAATTAGAGATGAGTCTGACAAAAACGGAGTCCCATTACAGCCTCactgtctgctgcagccaggtgttaagtgggcgtccccttggcctggtccagccactcgggtcctacgagttggatcaccctcgggtaatggcgccacatggccgcagtgccgtaactgacgctccctcacactgcaggtcatgtgcctcattcaggactccatgagcaacacaaagtcaaaccagtgggacccaaagaccctctgaagagacacacatgaaggagtcgagtcttcatctcaggtcactggacagcgtccatatctcacaaacagggggcaccaggactataaagacttggacctttgatACCAggaacgccacacacccctttccagtgacctcatgaccccctgtGCCCTCTCAATCCAGCTACTGACTTTGTAGGAAGTCTTTCCATTCTCATACAGCGTGCTGGActctggactatctacctccATCATTTCACTTCTTcagttgccgtttttcatggacGTCGTCGTGTGTGCTTTTTATTATCGTTGAATTTGTGTTATCTGGGGTGGGATCGTTTTAGTTTGTGTAGTTAGTagtatttagtttattattatttaatccaTTCTTCAGTACAGTATCTGTTTTATTACcggttgcttttttgtctctgcgagggagtgtgtgtgagtcgggccaaggctgggtgtgttcttGGGATCCCCAccgaaaaaaataaagaaaccacCGTCCTGTCAATGGCgtgaatcttagctgggttttaATGCGCTACAAGGGAAGAACAACTGCAGCCAAATCCAGAGGGGTCTTACAAGAAAACCTTCTGCCTCAGCCTGGGGTGATGGTCCTATGATCCGATACGTACAGGCAATACAGCACCGGAGTGGCTTTGGGACGCGTCTCTGAGGGTCCTTCAACCTCATAGAATATCTGCAGCGAGATCTGAAGATGGCGGttcacagatgcttcccatccaatctagcAATGCTTGAGAGGTACCTGCCAAGAAAAAAGGGATGGactgtccaaatccaggtgtggaaAGCTTGTAGaggcttacccaagaagactccacgctgccaaagggggcttctacaaagCACAGAATTAAGACTCCGAGT comes from the Polypterus senegalus isolate Bchr_013 unplaced genomic scaffold, ASM1683550v1 scaffold_2891, whole genome shotgun sequence genome and includes:
- the LOC120520408 gene encoding galactose mutarotase-like — its product is MTRVTKEAFGSVLGAGTVDRFRLESEGVTVEILTLGCIISALNTRDRNGRSDDIVLGFDTLEGYLTNPRYFGAVVGRVANRIAKGKFTVDEKEYQLAINNGPNALHGGPTGFHQFSVVATCATTP